The following proteins are co-located in the Massilia litorea genome:
- a CDS encoding outer membrane lipoprotein: protein MKTPRTLAATAVAAAALLSGCASSPSYNDSYGNNGYRSGYNNTASMGYGVIESIQVTQADGARTSGAGAIVGGLVGALAGNQVGSGTGRTAATVAGGVAGAAIGNNVEKNRNAGGGQEMYQVNVRMDNGEYRTVVQDNVYDLRVGNRVRLVDGRAYRY, encoded by the coding sequence ATGAAGACACCACGTACCCTCGCCGCCACCGCCGTCGCCGCCGCCGCCCTACTCTCGGGCTGCGCCAGCTCGCCCTCGTACAACGATAGCTACGGCAACAATGGCTACCGCAGCGGTTACAACAACACCGCGTCGATGGGCTACGGCGTCATCGAATCGATCCAGGTGACCCAGGCCGACGGCGCACGCACGAGCGGCGCCGGTGCCATCGTTGGCGGCCTGGTGGGCGCGCTGGCCGGTAACCAGGTCGGCAGCGGCACCGGCCGTACCGCCGCCACCGTCGCCGGCGGCGTTGCCGGCGCGGCCATCGGCAACAACGTCGAGAAGAACCGCAATGCGGGCGGCGGCCAGGAGATGTACCAGGTAAACGTGCGCATGGACAACGGCGAATACCGCACCGTGGTTCAGGACAACGTCTACGACCTGCGCGTCGGCAACCGCGTGCGCCTGGTCGACGGCCGCGCCTACCGCTACTGA
- a CDS encoding phage holin family protein, giving the protein MEKTETVVHGPGLMGGISGLAKNLFGLVVSRVELAALEMSEVRNHVIELLAIFAGAVLAVWFALAYGTATIVMLAWDSWGWKILLVMFLVFLVITIVLVMKGMAMLKQGKLAFPETMNELRHDRDALL; this is encoded by the coding sequence ATGGAAAAGACCGAAACCGTCGTGCATGGTCCCGGACTCATGGGCGGCATCTCCGGCCTGGCGAAAAACCTGTTCGGCCTCGTCGTGTCCCGCGTGGAATTGGCGGCACTCGAGATGTCGGAAGTGCGTAACCACGTGATCGAGCTGCTGGCGATCTTCGCCGGCGCCGTTCTCGCCGTGTGGTTCGCGCTGGCCTATGGCACCGCGACTATCGTGATGCTGGCCTGGGATAGCTGGGGCTGGAAGATCCTGCTGGTGATGTTCCTGGTGTTTTTGGTGATCACGATCGTCCTCGTGATGAAGGGAATGGCCATGCTCAAGCAAGGCAAGCTCGCCTTCCCGGAAACGATGAACGAACTTCGTCACGACCGCGACGCGCTGCTGTGA
- a CDS encoding DUF883 family protein, with product MLDTTRTSRSIDDGIQAAGADMKVLVKDAQALLTAAASLTGVKADELRTRGMELLDRAMGKASQYQGQAVIKSKELAETADVYVKDNPWRTVAAAASVGLLVGIYLGRK from the coding sequence ATGCTAGATACCACCCGCACCAGCCGCTCGATCGACGACGGCATCCAGGCCGCAGGCGCCGACATGAAGGTCCTGGTCAAGGACGCCCAGGCGCTGCTGACCGCCGCCGCTTCGCTGACCGGCGTCAAGGCCGACGAGCTGCGCACCCGCGGCATGGAATTGCTGGACCGCGCAATGGGCAAGGCCAGCCAGTACCAGGGTCAAGCCGTCATCAAGAGCAAGGAACTGGCAGAGACCGCGGATGTCTACGTTAAAGACAACCCGTGGCGCACCGTCGCTGCCGCAGCGAGCGTCGGCCTGCTGGTCGGCATTTACCTGGGTCGTAAATAA